One genomic window of Nicotiana sylvestris chromosome 10, ASM39365v2, whole genome shotgun sequence includes the following:
- the LOC138879687 gene encoding uncharacterized protein, protein MSMHFVMELEIFDVCDIDFMGPFPEAIFLPNNEAWSVTTFLKKNIFTRFGTLRAILSDGGSHFCNKAFAGLLEKYDVKHKVATPYHPQSSGQVEVSNREIKNILAKIVNANRTDRSRKLDDIL, encoded by the exons ATGTcaatgcactttgtgatggagTTAGAGATCTTCGATGTGTGTGatattgattttatgggtcccttt CCTGAAGCAATTTTCTTACCAAACAACGAGGCATGGAGTGTGACCACATtcttaaagaaaaatatattcacGCGGTTTGGCACTCTTAGAGCCATTCTTAGTGATGGTGGGTCTCATTTCTGTAACAAGGCTTTCGCGGGGCTACTAGAGAAATATGACGTCAAGCATAAGgtggccacaccttatcatccccaatcaagtggccaagttgaagtttcCAACCGAGAGATAAAGAACATTCTAGCAAAGATAGTTAATGCAAACAGGACTGATCggtcaaggaagctagatgacATATTGTGA